In the Candidatus Rhodoblastus alkanivorans genome, one interval contains:
- a CDS encoding DUF4384 domain-containing protein: protein MSPIHSSRREQVKVRGPARAARRALLVGASGLAATFAQAAALAAPAAHWPPGPAASPRAALMLAAESTSAVDQTRGVRVRPVGAGAGGLTIVPADEPPAQAGGGQDGFTTPVRLEAAPGAGTADAKAARSLADIGAEPIRIAALDGQAAWFPALQRLRPVVLVDAKSNPDLIWDPKSREVLAGPDVVARDISAADLTGVVDQALAIAWLKRQQAREVQPIKLLSVDELHTRGSRIDIEIQQLRGRYLVLFDLSGTGAAQLLYPLGADPAQRADPTYTVTFQVREPFGADYVVAVTAARPMPELEQTLRESARHIDLQALASALDGLDPHIGYVRIFTSP, encoded by the coding sequence ATGTCCCCCATCCACTCTTCGAGGCGGGAACAGGTCAAGGTCCGCGGTCCAGCGCGAGCAGCGCGGCGGGCGCTGCTGGTCGGCGCGAGCGGATTGGCCGCGACCTTCGCCCAAGCCGCCGCCCTTGCCGCGCCAGCGGCCCATTGGCCGCCGGGCCCCGCCGCTTCCCCCCGAGCCGCCCTTATGCTTGCCGCCGAAAGCACGTCGGCCGTCGATCAGACGCGCGGCGTCCGGGTGCGTCCGGTCGGCGCCGGAGCCGGCGGGCTGACGATCGTCCCGGCCGATGAACCGCCGGCGCAGGCAGGCGGAGGGCAGGACGGATTCACGACGCCGGTTCGGCTGGAAGCCGCTCCCGGCGCCGGAACGGCCGACGCGAAGGCGGCCAGGAGCCTGGCCGATATCGGCGCCGAGCCCATACGCATCGCCGCCCTCGATGGCCAAGCCGCCTGGTTTCCGGCGCTCCAGCGCCTGCGCCCGGTCGTGCTGGTCGACGCCAAATCCAACCCGGATCTGATTTGGGATCCGAAATCGCGGGAAGTGCTCGCCGGCCCCGACGTGGTGGCGCGCGACATTTCGGCCGCGGACCTGACCGGGGTCGTCGATCAGGCTTTGGCGATCGCATGGCTCAAGCGCCAGCAGGCGCGGGAGGTCCAGCCGATAAAACTGCTGTCGGTCGACGAATTGCATACGCGCGGCTCGCGCATCGACATCGAGATTCAGCAATTGAGGGGCCGATATCTCGTCCTGTTCGACCTTTCGGGGACCGGCGCGGCGCAGTTGCTTTATCCCCTCGGCGCGGATCCGGCGCAGCGCGCCGACCCGACCTATACCGTGACCTTCCAGGTGCGCGAACCGTTCGGCGCGGATTATGTCGTCGCCGTCACTGCCGCCAGACCGATGCCGGAACTCGAACAGACCTTGCGCGAAAGCGCGCGCCACATCGATTTGCAGGCGCTCGCCTCCGCGCTGGATGGTCTGGACCCCCACATCGGCTATGTCCGCATCTTCACTTCGCCGTGA
- a CDS encoding DUF4384 domain-containing protein translates to MRVALSPAFLLCALLLGAPPISGAAQAQEPQDPGGAVRGVRIDAWPAPSRALNRPQVKEADVAALPASPPLKNKVGLAFDFAPAAQLSIGSKISFRIRANKTGYVVIVDVDAHGKTSQIYPNALSAAEGEKSAEANRIQAGVPIVIPAADSKTYEFIASPPVGVGMTMAIFSETPLQVVDLPDVPANLIGRPDEATFLGQAAQSLRFIPTGASDEFTAPDLSFAAQFYVVR, encoded by the coding sequence ATGCGTGTGGCTCTTTCTCCTGCCTTCCTGCTTTGCGCTCTCCTCCTTGGCGCGCCGCCGATCTCAGGCGCCGCGCAAGCCCAGGAGCCGCAAGATCCGGGCGGCGCCGTCCGAGGCGTGCGCATTGACGCTTGGCCGGCGCCATCGCGCGCCCTAAATCGCCCGCAGGTGAAGGAAGCCGACGTGGCGGCGCTTCCCGCCAGTCCTCCATTGAAGAATAAAGTCGGTCTCGCTTTCGACTTCGCGCCGGCGGCGCAATTGTCGATCGGCTCGAAAATATCGTTCCGCATCCGCGCGAACAAAACGGGATATGTCGTGATCGTCGATGTTGACGCCCATGGAAAGACGTCTCAGATTTACCCTAATGCATTGTCGGCGGCAGAGGGCGAAAAGTCCGCTGAAGCGAACAGGATACAGGCCGGCGTCCCGATCGTCATTCCTGCGGCTGACTCCAAAACATATGAGTTTATCGCTTCGCCGCCGGTCGGCGTCGGCATGACCATGGCCATTTTCAGCGAGACGCCGCTGCAAGTGGTCGATCTTCCCGACGTGCCCGCGAATCTGATCGGGCGCCCGGACGAAGCGACATTTCTTGGTCAGGCGGCGCAAAGCCTGCGCTTCATTCCGACGGGAGCGAGCGACGAATTCACGGCTCCCGATCTTTCCTTCGCAGCGCAATTTTACGTGGTCCGATGA
- a CDS encoding DUF4424 family protein — MTVWKIHACGLVLCALAQSCAPVSASESLIELTTGGLDIAKASGSAPVVLESENVAVSLARVIFRYRISTPGPAPVRIELNFRYPDLDFSDPDATYAIPGSDPINFLDAKLKIAGAPAAMTLSQTASLDGKNVTATLAKARLPLVPVGDFGSRLAAAPQALQKSLQADGLIKEVGTSVEGAPLLFPTWTVKTEGAFRMTLQPAKPVDVEIAYRPSIGVRQDSLLRKALRDNKELAADAAAQISTFCSEPAVLKGIDAMAGAAEANVAQLRERRIRILMRDPAAAPVPAVAYRLSVDKGKASRIVSFCAQNLNKTSPTTFVAKMSNFVPKPEFYLLIIEGRTSPSVRRAPRRAPLNAAPPFVGRDATDR; from the coding sequence ATGACGGTTTGGAAAATCCATGCTTGCGGCCTCGTCCTTTGCGCGCTCGCGCAGTCATGCGCGCCGGTCAGCGCTTCCGAATCGCTCATTGAGCTGACGACGGGCGGACTCGACATCGCCAAGGCGAGCGGTTCGGCGCCTGTCGTCCTCGAGTCCGAGAACGTGGCGGTTTCCCTCGCCCGGGTCATCTTCAGATATCGAATATCGACGCCGGGACCTGCGCCGGTTCGAATCGAACTTAACTTCCGCTATCCTGACCTCGATTTTTCCGATCCCGATGCGACCTATGCCATTCCGGGATCGGACCCGATCAATTTTCTCGACGCAAAGCTGAAGATCGCCGGCGCGCCGGCCGCGATGACCTTGTCTCAAACCGCCTCGCTCGACGGCAAAAACGTCACGGCGACGCTCGCCAAGGCGCGACTGCCGCTCGTTCCGGTCGGCGATTTCGGCTCCCGACTGGCTGCCGCGCCACAGGCCTTACAAAAATCATTGCAGGCTGACGGGCTGATCAAGGAGGTGGGAACGAGCGTCGAGGGCGCGCCCTTGCTGTTCCCGACCTGGACCGTGAAGACCGAAGGCGCGTTCAGGATGACGCTCCAGCCGGCGAAGCCGGTCGATGTCGAAATCGCCTATCGGCCGAGCATTGGCGTTCGCCAGGATTCGCTGTTGCGCAAGGCCTTGCGCGACAACAAGGAACTCGCGGCGGATGCCGCGGCGCAAATAAGCACGTTCTGCAGCGAACCGGCCGTCCTCAAGGGTATCGACGCCATGGCCGGAGCTGCGGAGGCCAATGTCGCACAACTCAGGGAACGGCGCATCCGTATCCTGATGCGCGACCCGGCGGCGGCGCCCGTGCCTGCGGTCGCCTACCGGCTTTCCGTCGACAAAGGGAAAGCGTCGCGCATCGTCTCCTTCTGTGCGCAGAATTTGAACAAAACGTCGCCGACGACTTTCGTGGCGAAAATGTCCAATTTTGTTCCGAAGCCGGAATTCTACCTGCTGATCATCGAGGGCAGGACATCGCCGTCGGTCCGTCGGGCTCCGCGCCGCGCGCCGCTCAACGCGGCGCCGCCCTTCGTCGGGCGCGACGCCACGGACAGATAA
- a CDS encoding DUF4399 domain-containing protein: MSGTRAFSLFIAAALLALSWLNVQAAAAEQFPRKPAPEGARIYFSDLKDGAAVSSRFTVHFAAENIAVVPTDKPEPNSGHFHIIIDNPLPPPDVPIPNDPNHLHFGRGQQEAEIILPAGDHTLQLLMGDEHHMQFIPPVASEAIHVHVGASTVEKPRVPAPPGARISFVGLEDGAKIPTHSTVKFGASGVVIAAAGKASQEIPGSGHFHLLIDTDLPPLDREIPSDPNHIHFGRGQMETQLDLTPGPHTLQLLLGDYEHIPHDPPIMSKLIHVVAVDNGAPKTASAAPPPGRTPSPPDARVYFIYPKNGDTIYPHSTIRFGLSNMGVCPAGVYKLNTGHHHLLIDLPTPPLDKPLPNEPNLMHFGRGETEVKLSLSPGKHTLQLIFADYRHTPHDPPVISQRIEVTVLKPGQRLHPVQYHHHHYHHRHLRH, encoded by the coding sequence ATGTCAGGAACTCGCGCGTTCTCTCTGTTCATCGCAGCGGCCTTACTCGCGTTGAGCTGGCTGAACGTTCAAGCTGCGGCGGCGGAACAATTTCCGCGCAAGCCGGCGCCGGAGGGCGCCAGGATCTACTTCTCAGACCTGAAAGACGGCGCCGCTGTTTCCTCGCGGTTCACGGTCCATTTCGCCGCCGAGAATATCGCGGTGGTTCCCACGGACAAGCCTGAGCCGAATTCCGGACATTTCCACATCATCATCGACAATCCACTGCCGCCCCCGGACGTTCCGATACCGAACGACCCGAATCATCTCCATTTCGGGCGCGGCCAGCAGGAGGCGGAAATCATCCTTCCGGCGGGGGACCACACCTTGCAACTGCTCATGGGCGACGAGCACCACATGCAGTTTATTCCGCCGGTGGCCTCCGAAGCCATTCATGTCCATGTCGGCGCCAGCACCGTCGAAAAGCCGCGCGTGCCCGCGCCGCCCGGCGCCAGGATCTCCTTCGTCGGCCTGGAGGACGGCGCGAAAATCCCGACCCATTCAACCGTGAAATTCGGCGCCAGCGGCGTGGTCATCGCGGCGGCCGGCAAAGCGAGCCAGGAAATTCCCGGTTCGGGCCATTTCCATCTTCTGATCGACACCGACCTGCCGCCTCTGGATCGCGAAATCCCCAGCGACCCCAACCACATCCATTTCGGGCGCGGCCAGATGGAGACGCAACTCGACCTCACGCCGGGGCCGCACACCTTGCAGCTGCTGCTCGGCGATTACGAGCACATCCCGCACGATCCGCCGATCATGTCGAAACTGATCCATGTCGTGGCGGTGGACAATGGCGCCCCCAAGACCGCGAGCGCCGCGCCGCCGCCCGGCCGGACGCCATCGCCGCCCGACGCCAGGGTCTATTTCATCTATCCGAAGAACGGCGACACCATCTATCCGCATTCGACCATACGTTTCGGTTTAAGCAATATGGGCGTGTGTCCAGCGGGGGTATACAAGCTGAACACCGGGCATCACCATCTGCTGATCGACTTGCCGACGCCGCCGCTCGACAAGCCGCTGCCGAACGAGCCGAATCTCATGCATTTCGGCCGGGGCGAAACCGAGGTGAAGCTTTCGCTCTCTCCCGGCAAGCACACGCTACAGCTGATCTTCGCCGATTACCGGCATACCCCGCACGATCCGCCGGTCATATCGCAGAGGATCGAAGTGACCGTCCTGAAGCCGGGACAGCGATTGCATCCCGTGCAATACCATCACCACCATTATCACCATCGCCATTTGCGACACTGA
- a CDS encoding DUF4399 domain-containing protein, translated as MFMRAAIPAALALILAAVLSGAAIAGTPSPPGARVYFHYPIDGIHVPQRFTVRIGLSGMGVAPAGVDKPNTGHHHLLVDTNVGDLSKPIPNDYNHIHLGNGQTEVTLTLPPGRHTLQLLMGDYKHIPHTPPVMSKKITIYVR; from the coding sequence ATGTTCATGCGAGCTGCGATTCCGGCGGCTTTGGCGCTGATCCTCGCCGCCGTCCTTTCCGGCGCCGCGATCGCCGGCACGCCGTCGCCGCCCGGCGCGAGGGTCTATTTTCATTATCCGATCGACGGCATCCATGTGCCTCAGCGTTTCACCGTGCGCATCGGCCTCAGCGGCATGGGCGTCGCTCCGGCAGGCGTGGACAAGCCCAATACCGGCCACCACCATCTGCTGGTCGACACCAACGTCGGTGATCTCTCCAAGCCGATTCCCAATGACTACAACCACATTCATCTGGGCAACGGCCAGACGGAGGTGACTTTGACGCTTCCGCCCGGTCGTCATACGCTCCAGCTGCTGATGGGCGATTACAAGCACATCCCGCATACGCCGCCGGTCATGTCGAAAAAGATAACGATCTATGTGCGTTGA
- a CDS encoding formylglycine-generating enzyme family protein, producing MLAANETVAAAESLEVRFWNDIKDRGSARDFEIYLEAFPNGRFASEARERLRKLQSGAPAAPPSKPAEIAPAPVPTPTQTAPSPLPAPAPAKSASADRDCSHCPEMVRIPAGSFEMGSREMFPFEAPVHRVVIPSAFYIAKREISLAEWDACVADKGCAYAPAQTAPDRATMPVTNLSWDDTQQYVHWLSKKTGRTYRLPSEAEWEYAARGGATTTYPWGAKMERNRVNCSGCNARPSDGPVTPGAYPPNAFGLYNMLGNAAEWVEDCWHDSYRSAPSDGSAWVTPRCQERVLRGGAFNSDPRFVRSASRYKYDFDVRYEANGFRVVRE from the coding sequence ATGCTGGCCGCCAACGAAACGGTCGCGGCGGCTGAATCGCTTGAAGTTCGTTTTTGGAACGATATCAAGGATCGCGGGTCGGCGCGCGATTTCGAAATCTATCTGGAAGCTTTTCCCAACGGCCGGTTCGCCAGTGAGGCGCGCGAGCGCCTGCGCAAGTTGCAATCGGGCGCCCCCGCCGCGCCACCGTCCAAACCCGCCGAAATCGCGCCGGCGCCAGTTCCCACACCCACTCAAACCGCGCCGTCTCCTCTTCCGGCCCCGGCGCCGGCCAAATCCGCTTCTGCCGACAGGGATTGTTCGCACTGTCCGGAAATGGTCAGGATTCCCGCCGGCTCTTTCGAAATGGGCTCAAGGGAGATGTTCCCGTTCGAGGCGCCCGTTCACCGCGTCGTCATTCCATCGGCGTTCTATATCGCGAAACGGGAAATCTCGCTGGCCGAATGGGACGCTTGCGTCGCCGATAAGGGTTGCGCCTATGCCCCGGCGCAGACGGCCCCCGACCGCGCGACAATGCCGGTGACCAATCTCAGTTGGGACGACACGCAGCAATATGTCCATTGGCTTTCAAAAAAAACGGGCCGGACTTACCGGCTGCCGAGCGAGGCCGAATGGGAATACGCCGCGCGCGGCGGCGCGACGACGACCTATCCCTGGGGCGCGAAAATGGAAAGGAATCGCGTCAATTGTTCCGGTTGCAACGCCAGGCCGAGCGATGGTCCGGTTACGCCCGGCGCCTATCCTCCCAACGCATTCGGGCTTTACAACATGTTGGGCAACGCCGCCGAGTGGGTGGAGGATTGCTGGCACGATTCCTACCGTTCAGCCCCCTCGGACGGCTCCGCCTGGGTCACGCCCCGCTGCCAGGAGCGTGTCTTGCGCGGCGGCGCGTTCAACAGCGACCCGCGCTTTGTGCGTTCGGCTTCGCGTTACAAATATGATTTCGACGTGCGCTATGAAGCCAACGGATTTCGTGTCGTGCGCGAGTAA
- a CDS encoding caspase family protein — protein sequence MKPRYFFGIIIASFVAGVVGVAIAWADEQRVALVVGNGNYKSINRLVNPTNDAEDMARALRKVGFEVILRTDLTKDGFDKALAEFARKAAGASAALFYYAGHGVAYQQQNYILPVDIEVRDQVDLQFRAIEMPHVMEAFDRVPGVKIVMLDTCRDNPLDRRFAGVTRSIQDRGLARIDASEGFVIAYATSPNHTAQDGTDHNSPFTDAFIHRLAEPDLEIATLFRRVTQDVYEQTNGRQRPEVSISLIGDFYLNPITSDAQAWSRIADSTQAADFERFIQSYPQSSHIPEARRKLEIFAKIELERDQRLLQQSEDQARALQKAQQEKADQEQKRLDALRQAREEVERRALQEQATRREADREAVERLIKERLGKAQPAPASAADATAVRSEVERLAEKNRQERQELEIAAERYRLHQLILHREKAAGAEADRLDAEIRDLVRKQVERIAAQRLQRAGGQSEVRETAGGVTPKPAPEPVQP from the coding sequence ATGAAGCCCAGGTACTTTTTCGGGATCATCATTGCGAGTTTTGTCGCCGGGGTCGTTGGCGTGGCCATCGCTTGGGCGGATGAGCAGCGAGTCGCTCTCGTCGTCGGCAATGGCAATTACAAATCCATCAATCGCCTCGTCAATCCAACCAACGACGCCGAAGATATGGCGCGGGCTTTGCGTAAGGTCGGCTTCGAGGTCATCCTGCGCACGGATTTGACCAAGGACGGCTTTGACAAGGCCCTGGCTGAATTCGCGCGCAAGGCGGCGGGGGCTTCAGCGGCGCTGTTCTATTACGCCGGCCACGGAGTCGCGTACCAGCAGCAGAATTATATTCTTCCCGTCGACATCGAGGTGCGCGACCAGGTCGACCTGCAATTTCGGGCGATCGAAATGCCCCATGTCATGGAGGCGTTCGACCGCGTTCCCGGCGTCAAGATCGTGATGCTCGACACTTGTCGCGACAATCCGCTGGACAGGCGCTTTGCCGGAGTCACCCGTTCGATCCAGGACCGCGGGCTGGCGCGAATCGATGCTTCCGAAGGATTCGTGATCGCTTATGCGACCTCTCCCAACCACACCGCCCAGGACGGAACGGACCACAACAGCCCGTTCACCGACGCTTTCATCCACCGCCTCGCCGAACCGGATCTCGAGATCGCCACGCTTTTCCGGCGCGTGACGCAGGATGTCTATGAGCAGACCAATGGCCGGCAGCGGCCGGAGGTTTCCATTTCCCTCATCGGCGACTTCTACCTCAACCCCATCACGTCGGACGCGCAAGCGTGGTCGCGCATTGCCGATTCCACCCAGGCGGCGGATTTCGAGCGGTTCATTCAGAGCTATCCGCAATCCTCGCATATCCCCGAAGCGCGGCGCAAACTTGAGATTTTCGCCAAAATCGAGCTTGAGCGCGACCAGCGCCTGCTGCAACAAAGCGAAGACCAGGCCAGGGCGCTGCAAAAGGCGCAGCAGGAAAAGGCCGACCAGGAACAAAAGCGCCTCGACGCCTTGCGCCAGGCGAGAGAGGAAGTCGAACGGCGGGCTTTGCAGGAGCAGGCAACGCGGCGCGAGGCGGACCGCGAGGCGGTTGAACGCCTGATCAAGGAGCGTTTGGGCAAAGCGCAGCCGGCGCCGGCGAGCGCCGCGGACGCCACCGCCGTTCGCAGCGAAGTCGAGCGTCTCGCCGAAAAGAATCGTCAGGAACGCCAAGAGTTGGAGATCGCTGCGGAGCGTTACCGGCTGCATCAATTGATTTTGCACCGCGAGAAAGCGGCGGGCGCCGAGGCGGACCGGCTCGATGCCGAAATTCGCGATCTCGTTCGCAAGCAGGTGGAGCGCATCGCTGCGCAACGACTGCAGCGCGCGGGCGGTCAGTCGGAAGTCCGCGAAACCGCCGGCGGCGTCACGCCGAAGCCGGCCCCCGAGCCTGTCCAACCCTGA
- a CDS encoding 2Fe-2S iron-sulfur cluster-binding protein — protein MANITFSSPSLSRDVTVYAVAGDRGTILAVAKANKIPIPFDCQDGECGSCLVEVEILSEKRPYGIALTEKEKEALRQLGKITREEVANAEVNDMPPRYRLACQCFVRNEDILVKFAGDETIPAQPPHLSTAAKIYTGGMEISSADHFLAHAIKVEEDAATHFDGLAASMELCGNAEVGKLFRQLAGYSRLHLKQAKERAKGKDLTAQIPPDYVWPEHATPERTSLLAGDADVSRLDALRAALSGEKRGYEFYYAVSGTSKIPEVVALAKEFVKEEAEHVKILEAWIAREEWLATKHAV, from the coding sequence ATGGCCAACATCACCTTCTCATCGCCGTCCCTATCGCGCGACGTGACGGTTTACGCCGTGGCGGGCGATCGTGGCACCATTCTCGCCGTCGCCAAAGCCAACAAAATCCCGATTCCCTTCGACTGCCAGGACGGCGAATGCGGCTCCTGTCTCGTCGAAGTCGAAATCCTGAGCGAAAAGCGTCCCTATGGCATTGCCTTGACCGAAAAGGAAAAGGAAGCGCTGCGCCAGCTCGGCAAGATCACCAGGGAAGAAGTCGCCAACGCCGAAGTCAACGACATGCCGCCGCGCTATCGGTTGGCCTGCCAGTGCTTCGTCCGCAACGAGGACATTCTGGTGAAATTCGCCGGCGACGAGACGATTCCCGCCCAGCCGCCGCACCTTTCCACCGCCGCCAAGATCTATACGGGCGGGATGGAGATCAGTTCCGCCGACCACTTCCTCGCCCATGCGATCAAGGTCGAGGAAGACGCCGCCACCCATTTCGACGGCCTCGCCGCGTCGATGGAATTGTGTGGCAACGCCGAGGTCGGCAAGCTGTTCCGCCAGCTCGCCGGCTATTCCCGCCTGCATCTTAAGCAGGCCAAGGAGCGCGCCAAGGGCAAGGACCTCACCGCGCAGATCCCGCCGGATTACGTCTGGCCCGAGCACGCCACGCCGGAACGCACCTCGCTGCTCGCCGGCGACGCCGATGTGTCGCGTCTCGACGCCCTGCGCGCGGCGCTCTCCGGCGAGAAGCGCGGCTACGAATTCTATTACGCCGTCAGCGGAACCTCGAAAATCCCCGAGGTCGTCGCGCTGGCCAAGGAATTCGTCAAGGAAGAGGCCGAGCACGTCAAGATTCTCGAAGCCTGGATCGCCCGCGAGGAATGGCTGGCGACCAAGCACGCGGTCTAA